The sequence AATCCGCGAAGGGGCCGCCGGTGACGCGCACCATGTCGCCCGCCTTGAAGTCCACCTTGATCCGGGGGGCTTCCTCGACCTTGGGCTGCGCGGCCACGCCAACTGAGGCCAGCAGACGCTGCACCTCGTCGAACGAGAGCGGTACGGGGCGGGTGGCGGTGCCTACGAAGCCGGTCACACCGTTCGTGCCACGCACCACTTCCCACGATTCGCCCAGCTCGCCGGGCGCGTCGTCGTCCTCGACGTCCATCTGCACGAACACGTAGCCTGGGAAAAGCTTGCGCTCGACCTCGACCTTCTTG comes from Deinococcus sp. KSM4-11 and encodes:
- the nusG gene encoding transcription termination/antitermination protein NusG, which translates into the protein MSIEWYAVHTYVGQEDRVETQLMDRATKLGMRGTKIFQVLQPAEKAVELQEGGKKVEVERKLFPGYVFVQMDVEDDDAPGELGESWEVVRGTNGVTGFVGTATRPVPLSFDEVQRLLASVGVAAQPKVEEAPRIKVDFKAGDMVRVTGGPFADFSGVISEVNIPQAKVKVLVSIFGRETPVELDFAQVAR